CGCTAAAAGCTAAAAACAGCAGGGGTATCGTCTTCGATGCCCCTTTTTAATGCCCTGGGCTTCTCGCTGAATACGCCCTTTTTTATGGCCTGAGCACAATACAATAGAGTACCCGTTGTGTCAGCGTCGTGTCTGATGTCCTTTTTTGCCTTACGATAGGTGTGTATTCTCTTTCTGTCGGAGAAGTTGGGGCAATCTCTCATGAAACACCTTTTACGATTCACAAGCCTATTGATATTGAGTCTATCCGGCGTGGTGTCGGCACAATCCAACGCCGAACACCCGATACAGGCCGCGATGGAATACGCCGCGCGGCACCCCACCAGTAATGTCGCTGTGAGCTTGTGGAACGATGGCCTGACCGAACTGCCGCCGGAATTCGCACAAGCCAAGAGCATCTTTCACCTCGACCTGAACCAGAACCATTTTGAGCAGTTTCCGCTTGTCGTCACGCAACTGCCTAAACTCACAAAATTGACGCTGGCATCCAACAATCTGACGTCGCTACCGCCAGAAATCAGCGATTTGAACGCGATTACAGAGTTGGACCTCTCCAACAATCAGCTTACGGAACTGCCGCCAGAAATCGGCCAACTGAAGTCATTACAATGGCTCAACCTGGATCATAACAATCTGACGAGCCTACCACCGGAGATCGGCCAGCTCGATAACCTGACGTATTTGCATGTGGGCCACAATCAACTGACGACGTTGCCGCCAGAAATTGCGAATATGGACAATCTGCAAATCCTCTGGGTGGCGGATAACCAGTTCAGCACACTCCCACCCATCGAAATTAGTGCCGCCCCTAAGCTGACTTTCCTCAATTTAGAGCGCAACCCTCTTGAGGATGCCTTGCCACAGGGCGTCAGCATCTGGGGCGATAGCAGCATCCTGGCCTACCTCCAGGCCCAATACAAATTGGCACAACAAGGGCGGCTTTCGCTGCTGATT
The Phototrophicus methaneseepsis DNA segment above includes these coding regions:
- a CDS encoding leucine-rich repeat domain-containing protein is translated as MKHLLRFTSLLILSLSGVVSAQSNAEHPIQAAMEYAARHPTSNVAVSLWNDGLTELPPEFAQAKSIFHLDLNQNHFEQFPLVVTQLPKLTKLTLASNNLTSLPPEISDLNAITELDLSNNQLTELPPEIGQLKSLQWLNLDHNNLTSLPPEIGQLDNLTYLHVGHNQLTTLPPEIANMDNLQILWVADNQFSTLPPIEISAAPKLTFLNLERNPLEDALPQGVSIWGDSSILAYLQAQYKLAQQGRLSLLIALGSSSTLLLLGLIWRRWRRPRRKKKRA